From Salminus brasiliensis chromosome 21, fSalBra1.hap2, whole genome shotgun sequence, a single genomic window includes:
- the sort1a gene encoding sortilin: MRTVCHCVTVLLFSVALCVHFEDGVRLARGSQATFAKSHTWRTAPGVKGLPPAITGHRKVKRSEGSAGDSCGSLQGYGSRLKDNTHTYAFNDLSGSVSLAWVGDGTGVLLVLTTFQVPFFMIRFGQSKLYRSEDYGKSFQDVTDLINNTFIQTEFGIAIGPENSGKVILTGDVSEGRGSRIFRSWDFGKSFSPSDLPFQPIMQIAYNPENSSILTAISITYDLWLSTDFGVSWKKIHDTVCLVKWGTADTLFFTANPNGSCSDKGMLELRKTSDNGQSFKTIGSRIYSFGLGGRFIFASVMSATGSTRMIHVSVDKGEVWNMAQLPTVGHEQFYSILTANNDMVFMHVDEPGDSGMGTIYVSDDRGTVFSKSLERHLYTSTGGDTDFTIVSSLRGVYMTSVLAQDGSVQTVVTFDQGGKWKPLRKPWNGECDATTGDPDLCSLHIHASYSTSMMLNVPMLPLTEPNAVGLILAHGSVGNAVSVLSPDVFVSDDGGYTWARALKGPHHYAILDSGGLLVAVEHNPTQPIYQIKFSTDEGQCWHVYNFTDEPIYFTGLASEPGARSMNLSLWGYRESMLSQYWVSVTIDFKQLFSRDCGEGDYIQWLAHSDNTSDPADGCLLGYKERFLRLRKDSVCWNGRDYVITKQPTPCLCTLDDFQCDFGYYRAENSSECVEQPDLKGHTLEFCLHGRKEQLQTSGYRKIPGDRCEGGKVPERRVIDLSKKCVSNLLRPELLSEAHSGSVAPVIAVVIIILLISAVAGVLLIKKYVCGGRFLVHRYSEMQRHVEANGIEGVDDLDTTEAGKTHYNDDSDEDLLA; the protein is encoded by the exons ATGAGAACCGTTTGCCACTGTGTTACGGTTTTGTTGTTTTCCGTGgcgctgtgtgtgcattttgaGGACGGAGTGCGGCTCGCTCGGGGGTCCCAGGCGACGTTCGCGAAGAGCCACACATGGAGGACCGCTCCCGGCGTTAAAGGGTTACCGCCGGCGATAACGGGCCACAGGAAGGTGAAAAGGAGCGAAGGGTCCGCTGGCGACTCGTGTGGTTCCCTGCAGGGCTATGGGTCCAGGCTAaaggacaacacacacact TATGCCTTTAATGACCTGAGCGGCTCTGTGTCTCTTGCCTGGGTGGGAGATGGAACAGGG GTGCTGCTGGTCCTCACCACTTTTCAGGTGCCTTTCTTCATGATCCGCTTCGGACAGTCCAAACTGTACAGGAG CGAAGACTATGGAAAGTCCTTTCAGGATGTCACCGACCTCATCAACAACACCTTCATCCAGACAGAGTTTGGCATCGCCATTGGTCCAGAGAACTCTGGAAAA GTGATCCTCACAGGTGATGTATCTGAAGGTAGGGGCTCCCGGATCTTCCGCTCGTGGGATTTTGGGAAGAGTTTTTCTCCCTCTGACCTACCTTTCCAGCCCATAATGCAGATTGCCTACAATCCAGAAAACAGCAGCATACTCACTGCCATCAGCATCACG tATGACCTGTGGCTTTCTACGGATTTTGGGGTCAGCTGGAAGAAGATTCATGACACAGTGTGTCTGGTGAAATG GGGCACTGCTGACACTCTATTCTTCACTGCAAATCCCAACGGATCTTGCA GTGACAAGGGAATGCTGGAACTGAGGAAGACGTCAGACAATGGCCAAAGCTTTAAGACTATAGGGAGCAGGATCTACTCCTTTGGGCTGGGAGGTCGCTTTATTTTTGCTTCAGTCATGTCTGCTACG GGTTCGACACGTATGATCCACGTGTCTGTGGATAAGGGGGAAGTGTGGAACATGGCCCAGCTGCCCACAGTGGGACATGAACAGTTTTACTCCATACTGACTGCCAACAATGACATGGTGTTCATGCACGTGGATGAACCTGGAG ACTCAGGGATGGGCACCATCTATGTGTCGGATGACAGAGGCACCGTGTTCTCCAAGTCCCTTGAGCGCCATCTGTACACGTCCACTGGGGGTGACACTGACTTCACCATTGTTTCCTCTCTCAGGGGGGTCTACATGACCAGTGTGCTGGCTCAGG ACGGTTCTGTTCAGACTGTGGTGACATTTGATCAAGGGGGTAAATGGAAACCCCTCCGGAAACCCTGGAATGGGGAATGTGACGCCACCACAGGGGACCCTGACTTG TGCAGTCTACACATCCACGCCTCCTACAGTACCTCCATGATGCTCAATGTGCCGATGCTGCCCCTGACGGAGCCCAACGCTGTTGGACTCATCCTCGCTCATG GCAGTGTAGGGAACGCCGTGTCGGTTTTGTCTCCTGATGTCTTTGTGTCCGATGACGGTGGATACACATGGGCAAGGGCACTCAAAGGACCCCACCACTATGCCATTTTAGACTCGGGAGGACTGCTGGTAGCTGTGGAACACAACCCAACACAGCCTATCTACCAGATCAA ATTTTCCACAGACGAGGGCCAGTGTTGGCATGTGTACAACTTCACAGATGAACCCATATACTTTACGGGATTAGCCTCTGAGCCTGGAGCTCGGTCCATGAACCTCAGTCTGTGGGGTTATAGGGAGTCCATGCTGAGTCAGTACTGGGTCTCTGTCACCATAGACTTCAAGCAGCTTTTCTCCAGAGACT GTGGCGAGGGGGATTACATACAGTGGCTGGCCCACTCTGACAACACCAGCGATCCGGCTGACGGCTGCTTGCTGGGGTACAAGGAGAGGTTCCTGCGGTTACGGAAAGACTCTGTGTGCTGGAACGGAAGGGATTATGTCATCACCAAGCAGCCAACGCCATGCCTGTGCACACTGGATGACTTTCAATG TGACTTTGGATACTACCGTGCAGAAAACAGCTCTGAGTGTGTGGAGCAGCCGGACCTGAAAGGCCACACGCTCGAGTTCTGCCTACATGGCCGTAAAGAACAGCTACAGACCAGCGG ATACAGGAAGATCCCAGGCGATCGGTGTGAGGGAGGCAAAGTGCCAGAGAGGCGGGTGATTGACCTGAGCAAAAAGTGTGTCAGTAACCTGCTAAGACCAGAACTGCTG TCGGAGGCTCACTCTGGCAGTGTCGCTCCAGTAATAGCTGTAGTCATCATCATTCTGCTGATCAGTGCTGTGGCTGGGGTTCTGCTCATCAAGAAGTATGTCTGTGGAGGAAG GTTCCTGGTTCACCGCTACTCAGAGATGCAGAGACATGTCGAAGCTAATGGCATTGAGGGAGTGGACGACCTGGACACTACAGAAGCAGGGAAGACGCATTACAATGACGACTCGGATGAG GACCTGCTGGCCTGA